The window TCTACCTCGCGGCCGATATCGCGGGTGCATTTGACGATGCCCATCCCGATGCCCGTCAGGTCGCCGGGCGAACCGACGTATTTGATGGCCTCGGTGTCGTCCATCGACCCCTTCCCGGTCGCGCCCGTACAGTCGACGACGTGGAGCCTGTCGGGGTCGCCGTCCGGGAGTCCCTCGTAGGTCGACCGGAGCCGGTCACCGTCGGTGTCGGGCGTGATGGCGATGGCGTGTTCGTCCGGCGTGCCGACGGCGAGCAGTTCGAGCGCGAGGCGGCGCTTGCCGAGCATCGGCGGCCCGGAGATGAGGACGTTGGTCCCGGCGGAAACGGTATCGAACCCGGAGACCGGAACGACGTCGCCGACGTGGTAGG of the Natronomonas halophila genome contains:
- a CDS encoding RAD55 family ATPase is translated as MSSDGFQGAVARADSYHVGDVVPVSGFDTVSAGTNVLISGPPMLGKRRLALELLAVGTPDEHAIAITPDTDGDRLRSTYEGLPDGDPDRLHVVDCTGATGKGSMDDTEAIKYVGSPGDLTGIGMGIVKCTRDIGREVEAGLRLSVLSLSTILQYADSQRMFNFLHTITGRVSAANYLGIATLDPTTQNTQEVNTLTSLFDAVVELREADDGTREMRVVGLPDAPRTWVSF